In one Sphingomonas sp. S1-29 genomic region, the following are encoded:
- a CDS encoding phage holin family protein encodes MAIGGDPQQPGVTTLVARTVEDAKRWSQAELAYYKALAGDRGGDAGVGIGFGVAALALAQAALIAALVGIVLTLTPVIGPGWATLVVVFATLALAGLLSWLALGKLRRATRPVSDMTS; translated from the coding sequence ATGGCGATCGGCGGTGACCCGCAACAACCGGGCGTGACCACCTTGGTCGCGCGCACGGTCGAGGATGCCAAGCGCTGGAGTCAGGCCGAGCTCGCCTATTACAAGGCGTTGGCCGGCGATCGTGGCGGTGATGCTGGGGTTGGCATCGGCTTCGGCGTTGCGGCATTGGCCCTCGCACAAGCCGCACTGATCGCGGCGCTGGTGGGCATCGTGCTCACGCTGACCCCGGTGATCGGGCCGGGCTGGGCGACGTTGGTAGTGGTATTTGCCACCCTCGCATTGGCGGGTCTGCTGAGCTGGCTGGCGCTGGGCAAGCTCCGCCGCGCGACGCGTCCGGTGTCGGACATGACGTCATGA
- a CDS encoding DUF4170 domain-containing protein: MSKLHLVFGGRVADPRTLDFNDLETIDIVGVFADYASAEKAWRGAAQRTVDDAEMKYVVVHLHRLLEPDRELVRGV; encoded by the coding sequence ATGAGCAAGCTGCATCTGGTGTTCGGCGGCCGCGTGGCTGATCCGCGGACGCTCGATTTCAACGATCTGGAGACGATCGACATCGTCGGGGTCTTCGCCGACTATGCGAGCGCCGAAAAGGCCTGGCGCGGCGCCGCCCAGCGGACCGTCGACGATGCCGAGATGAAATATGTCGTGGTGCATCTGCACCGGCTGCTCGAGCCCGATCGCGAATTGGTTCGGGGGGTTTGA
- a CDS encoding rhomboid family intramembrane serine protease: protein MLAKAPATAAIGAVTAFIGLALILTGNVDYTAVYAGFIPARFGGAEAAFLNDAGLLPAWLTPFSATLVHGGFTHLLFNMVMLLIVGKATEIAIGTRGILALYLVGAVASVAAHWLLDPNSTQPMIGASGAVSAIVGAYAILYGRQRTGAIGPFSPRMVQIMWLIGAWTAINLLIGFLTAGTDSPIAAAAHVGGFIAGVVLVRPLLEWQWREA from the coding sequence ATGCTCGCAAAGGCGCCCGCCACCGCCGCGATCGGGGCGGTGACGGCGTTCATCGGCCTGGCGCTGATCCTGACCGGCAATGTCGATTATACTGCGGTATATGCCGGGTTCATTCCTGCGCGTTTCGGTGGTGCCGAGGCGGCATTTCTCAACGACGCCGGCTTGCTGCCGGCATGGCTGACGCCGTTCAGTGCCACGCTGGTGCATGGCGGGTTCACCCACCTGTTGTTCAACATGGTGATGCTGCTGATCGTCGGGAAGGCGACCGAGATCGCGATCGGCACGCGCGGGATACTCGCGCTGTATCTGGTCGGAGCCGTTGCGTCTGTCGCCGCGCACTGGCTGCTTGATCCGAATTCGACCCAACCGATGATCGGTGCGAGCGGTGCGGTGTCGGCAATCGTCGGGGCGTACGCGATCCTGTACGGGCGCCAGCGCACCGGCGCGATCGGGCCGTTCTCGCCGCGTATGGTGCAGATCATGTGGCTAATTGGGGCGTGGACCGCGATCAACCTGCTGATCGGGTTTCTGACAGCGGGGACCGACTCGCCGATTGCGGCGGCGGCGCATGTCGGCGGGTTTATCGCTGGCGTGGTGCTGGTTCGGCCGTTGCTCGAGTGGCAGTGGCGCGAGGCTTGA
- the greA gene encoding transcription elongation factor GreA: MATVEKMPMLAEGYETLSVELKRLKAERPLIVDAIEEARAHGDLSENAEYHAAKERQGQIEASLSDIEDKLSRAQIIDPKELSGDKIVFGATVTLLDDDDKPVKYQIVGQTEADAKTGRISYNSPLGRALIGRKVDEEVEVTVPSGDRYYVVSKIEFI, translated from the coding sequence ATGGCGACGGTGGAAAAGATGCCGATGCTGGCTGAAGGGTATGAGACCCTGAGTGTCGAGCTCAAGCGGTTGAAGGCCGAACGTCCGTTGATCGTCGATGCGATCGAGGAAGCGCGCGCGCATGGCGATCTTTCGGAAAACGCCGAATATCACGCCGCCAAGGAACGCCAGGGCCAGATCGAGGCGTCGCTGTCGGACATCGAGGATAAATTGAGCCGCGCGCAGATCATCGATCCCAAGGAGCTTTCGGGCGACAAGATTGTGTTCGGTGCGACGGTGACGCTGCTCGACGACGACGACAAGCCGGTGAAGTACCAGATCGTCGGCCAGACCGAGGCCGACGCCAAGACCGGCCGCATCAGCTATAACTCGCCGCTGGGCCGCGCGCTGATCGGCCGCAAGGTCGACGAAGAGGTCGAAGTGACGGTGCCGTCGGGCGATCGCTATTACGTCGTGTCGAAGATCGAGTTCATCTGA
- the carB gene encoding carbamoyl-phosphate synthase large subunit produces the protein MPKRTDISSILVIGAGPIVIGQACEFDYSGTQAIKALKEEGYRIVLVNSNPATIMTDPDLADATYVEPITPEIVAKIIAKERPDAVLPTMGGQTALNTALALAQDGTLEKYGVQMIGADAEAIDKAEDRIKFRDAMDRIGLESARSAIAHSVDEALAALEHTGLPAIIRPSFTLGGTGGGVAYNREEFVEIVRSGLDASPTTEVLIEESLLGWKEFEMEVVRDKADNCIIVCAIENIDPMGVHTGDSITVAPALTLTDKEYQIMRNASIAVLREIGVETGGSNVQFAVNPADGRLIVIEMNPRVSRSSALASKATGFPIAKVAAKLAVGYTLDEITNDITGATPAAFEPTIDYVVTKIPRFAFEKFKGAEEVLSTAMKSVGEVMAIGRSIHESMQKALRGLETGLSGFNDVDRLVGAPRAEIEAALSVATPDRLLVAAQALREGMSVAEVHAIAKYDPWFLARIEEIVLAENEVRAGGLPRDAAGMRRLKAMGFSDKRLAYLALQSANLRGGSERSIARGSGLIHEAVVAMTGGVTEKEVRALRHKLGVRPVFKRIDTCAAEFDAKTPYMYSTYEGPSFGEPECESMPTDRKKIVILGGGPNRIGQGIEFDYCCCHACFALADAGYETIMVNCNPETVSTDYDTSDRLYFEPLTAEDVLEILEVEKSNGTLVGVIVQFGGQTPLNLAQALEDAGIPILGTSPDAIDLAEDRERFAALIAKLKLQQPANGIARSREEAIAVAERIGYPVLMRPSYVLGGRAMEIVDGTPQLESYIQTAVQVSGNSPVLIDQYLRDAIEVDVDAICDGTDVVVAGVLQHIEEAGVHSGDSACSLPPYSLPADIIAEIERQTVVLAHALSVRGLMNIQFAVKDGVVYLIEVNPRASRTVPFVAKAIGVPIAKIAARVMAGEMLADLPKIDWRVDHVAVKEAVFPWGRFAGVDPVLSPEMKSTGEVMGIDTDFAIAFAKAQLGAGTILPSKGTVFVSVKASDKAVILPGVRILADLGFTIIATTGTADFLAGQGIAVERVNKVAQGRPHIVDRILDQRVDLIFNTTEGWQSLKDSSDIRRSALAQKTPYFTTATASVAAARAMEALSRQSLEVRPLQSYYSRLHN, from the coding sequence ATGCCCAAACGCACCGACATCTCCTCGATCCTCGTCATCGGCGCGGGGCCGATCGTCATCGGCCAGGCCTGTGAGTTCGATTATTCGGGCACGCAGGCGATCAAGGCGCTCAAGGAAGAGGGCTATCGCATCGTCCTGGTCAATTCGAACCCGGCGACGATCATGACCGATCCTGACCTGGCCGACGCCACCTATGTCGAGCCGATCACCCCCGAGATCGTTGCCAAGATCATCGCCAAGGAGCGGCCCGACGCCGTCCTGCCGACGATGGGCGGGCAGACTGCGCTCAACACCGCGCTGGCGCTTGCGCAGGACGGCACGCTCGAGAAATACGGCGTCCAGATGATCGGCGCCGATGCCGAGGCGATCGACAAGGCCGAGGACCGGATCAAGTTCCGCGACGCGATGGACCGGATCGGCCTCGAAAGCGCGCGCTCGGCGATCGCGCATTCGGTCGACGAGGCGCTCGCCGCGCTCGAACATACCGGGCTGCCCGCGATCATCCGCCCGAGCTTCACGCTGGGCGGCACCGGCGGCGGCGTCGCGTATAACCGCGAGGAGTTCGTCGAGATCGTCCGCAGCGGGCTCGATGCCAGCCCCACCACCGAGGTGCTGATCGAGGAATCTTTGCTCGGCTGGAAAGAGTTCGAGATGGAGGTCGTCCGCGACAAGGCGGACAATTGCATCATCGTGTGCGCGATCGAGAATATCGATCCGATGGGGGTGCATACCGGCGATTCGATCACCGTCGCGCCCGCGCTGACGCTGACCGACAAGGAATATCAGATCATGCGCAACGCCAGCATCGCGGTGCTGCGCGAGATCGGCGTCGAAACCGGCGGATCGAACGTCCAGTTCGCGGTGAACCCCGCCGATGGCCGGCTGATCGTGATCGAGATGAACCCGCGCGTGTCGCGTTCGTCGGCGCTGGCGAGCAAGGCGACCGGCTTCCCGATCGCCAAGGTCGCGGCCAAGCTGGCGGTCGGCTATACGCTCGACGAGATCACCAACGACATCACCGGCGCGACCCCGGCAGCGTTCGAGCCGACGATAGACTATGTCGTCACCAAGATCCCGCGCTTCGCGTTCGAGAAGTTCAAGGGCGCCGAGGAAGTGCTGTCGACCGCGATGAAATCGGTCGGCGAGGTCATGGCGATCGGCCGCAGCATCCATGAGAGCATGCAGAAGGCGTTGCGCGGGCTCGAAACCGGGCTTTCGGGCTTCAACGATGTCGACCGGCTGGTCGGCGCACCGCGCGCGGAGATCGAGGCGGCGCTTTCGGTGGCGACGCCCGACCGGCTGCTGGTCGCGGCGCAGGCGCTGCGCGAGGGCATGAGCGTTGCCGAGGTGCATGCGATCGCCAAATACGACCCCTGGTTCCTGGCGCGGATCGAGGAGATCGTGCTCGCCGAGAACGAAGTGCGCGCGGGCGGCCTGCCGCGCGACGCGGCGGGGATGCGCCGGTTGAAGGCGATGGGCTTCAGCGACAAGCGCCTGGCTTATCTTGCGCTGCAATCGGCGAACCTGCGCGGCGGCAGCGAACGCTCGATCGCGCGCGGATCGGGGCTGATCCACGAGGCGGTGGTCGCGATGACCGGCGGCGTGACCGAGAAGGAAGTGCGCGCACTGCGCCACAAGCTGGGCGTGCGCCCGGTCTTCAAGCGGATCGACACCTGCGCCGCCGAATTCGACGCCAAGACGCCCTATATGTATTCGACCTACGAAGGCCCGAGCTTCGGCGAGCCCGAATGCGAGAGCATGCCCACCGATCGGAAGAAGATCGTGATCCTGGGCGGCGGACCCAACCGGATCGGCCAGGGGATCGAGTTCGATTATTGCTGCTGCCACGCCTGCTTCGCGCTGGCCGATGCCGGCTATGAAACGATCATGGTCAACTGCAACCCCGAGACCGTCAGCACCGATTACGACACCAGCGACCGGCTGTATTTCGAGCCGCTGACCGCCGAGGACGTGCTCGAGATCCTCGAGGTCGAGAAGAGCAACGGCACGCTGGTCGGGGTGATCGTCCAGTTCGGTGGCCAGACCCCGCTCAACCTGGCGCAGGCGCTCGAGGATGCGGGGATCCCGATCCTCGGCACCAGCCCCGACGCGATCGACCTGGCCGAGGACCGCGAGCGCTTCGCCGCGCTGATCGCCAAGCTCAAGCTGCAACAGCCCGCCAACGGCATCGCGCGCAGCCGCGAAGAGGCGATCGCGGTTGCCGAACGGATCGGTTATCCGGTGCTGATGCGCCCAAGCTATGTGCTCGGCGGGCGCGCGATGGAGATCGTCGACGGCACGCCGCAGCTCGAATCCTATATCCAGACTGCGGTGCAAGTGTCTGGAAATTCGCCGGTATTGATCGACCAGTATCTGCGCGACGCGATCGAGGTCGATGTCGATGCGATCTGCGACGGCACCGATGTCGTGGTGGCGGGCGTGCTCCAGCATATCGAGGAAGCAGGGGTCCATTCGGGCGACAGCGCGTGCTCGTTGCCCCCCTACAGCCTGCCCGCCGACATCATCGCCGAGATCGAGCGCCAGACCGTCGTGCTCGCGCACGCGCTGTCGGTACGCGGGCTGATGAACATCCAGTTCGCGGTGAAGGATGGCGTGGTGTACCTGATCGAGGTCAATCCACGCGCCAGCCGCACCGTGCCCTTCGTCGCCAAGGCGATCGGGGTGCCGATCGCCAAGATCGCTGCCCGCGTGATGGCGGGCGAGATGCTCGCCGACCTGCCCAAGATCGACTGGCGCGTCGATCATGTCGCGGTGAAGGAAGCCGTATTCCCCTGGGGCCGCTTTGCCGGGGTCGATCCGGTGCTGTCGCCTGAAATGAAGTCCACCGGCGAAGTGATGGGGATCGATACCGATTTCGCGATCGCCTTCGCCAAGGCGCAATTGGGGGCGGGGACCATCCTGCCATCGAAGGGGACGGTATTCGTCAGCGTGAAGGCGAGCGACAAGGCGGTGATCCTGCCCGGGGTGCGGATCCTCGCCGATCTGGGCTTCACGATCATCGCCACCACCGGCACCGCCGATTTCCTGGCCGGGCAGGGGATCGCGGTCGAGCGCGTCAACAAGGTGGCGCAAGGGCGGCCGCACATCGTCGATCGGATTCTCGACCAGCGCGTCGACCTGATCTTCAACACCACCGAAGGCTGGCAATCGCTCAAGGATTCGTCGGATATCCGCCGCTCGGCCCTCGCGCAGAAAACACCGTACTTCACCACCGCCACCGCCAGCGTCGCCGCGGCGCGCGCGATGGAGGCACTTTCGCGACAATCTCTTGAAGTAAGGCCGCTACAATCCTATTATTCGCGACTGCACAATTGA
- the carA gene encoding glutamine-hydrolyzing carbamoyl-phosphate synthase small subunit yields MAEPKPMSAPEGATGVLVLASGEMLWGRGFGAEGAAVGEVCFNTAMTGYQEVMTDPSYAGQIITFTFPHIGNTGTNADDVEADDPHALGMIVRADVTEPSNFRSVQRLDDWMKAHNRIGLSGIDTRALTRRIRTGGAPNGVIAYAADGVFDLDSLLRMARAWPGLEGMDLAKTVSCETHYGWEGGLWKLGAGYDTSKGFSTSLEANGIGEGGSQETSPVSSEHPPFVSSEVEKPTHAQPHVVAIDYGSKRNIFRNLVAAGARVSVLPATATYDQVMALEPDGVFLSNGPGDPAATADYTVPVIRRLLDDKMPVFGICLGHQLLGLAVGAKTTKMHQGHRGANHPVKRLADGVVEITSMNHGFAVLTDTLPDTARETHVSLFDGSNAGFELTDRPAFSVQYHPEASPGPQDSLYLFERFVGNLR; encoded by the coding sequence ATGGCCGAGCCTAAACCCATGTCCGCGCCTGAAGGAGCCACGGGGGTTTTGGTGCTCGCCAGCGGCGAGATGCTGTGGGGCCGCGGCTTCGGCGCCGAGGGTGCCGCGGTCGGCGAAGTCTGCTTCAACACCGCGATGACCGGATACCAGGAGGTGATGACCGATCCTTCCTATGCCGGGCAGATCATCACCTTCACCTTCCCGCATATCGGCAATACTGGCACCAATGCAGACGATGTCGAGGCCGACGATCCGCATGCTTTGGGCATGATCGTGCGCGCCGACGTGACCGAGCCTTCGAACTTTCGCAGCGTGCAGCGGCTCGATGATTGGATGAAGGCGCATAACCGCATCGGCCTGTCGGGCATCGACACCCGCGCGCTCACCCGCCGCATCCGCACCGGCGGCGCGCCCAACGGCGTGATCGCTTATGCCGCCGACGGGGTGTTCGATCTCGATTCGCTGCTGCGGATGGCGCGGGCATGGCCGGGGCTCGAGGGCATGGACCTCGCCAAGACCGTATCGTGCGAGACGCATTATGGCTGGGAAGGCGGCTTGTGGAAGCTGGGCGCGGGGTATGACACGTCGAAGGGCTTCTCGACTTCGCTCGAAGCGAACGGAATAGGAGAGGGCGGCTCTCAGGAAACCTCGCCAGTTTCGAGCGAACACCCCCCGTTCGTTTCGAGCGAAGTCGAGAAACCAACCCACGCCCAACCCCACGTCGTCGCGATCGACTACGGCTCCAAACGCAACATCTTCCGCAATCTCGTCGCCGCCGGCGCGCGGGTGTCGGTGCTCCCCGCCACCGCGACCTATGACCAGGTGATGGCGCTCGAGCCCGACGGCGTGTTCCTGTCGAACGGCCCCGGCGACCCCGCCGCGACCGCCGACTATACCGTTCCCGTCATCCGCCGCCTGCTCGACGACAAGATGCCGGTGTTCGGCATTTGCCTTGGCCACCAGTTGCTCGGGCTAGCAGTGGGGGCAAAGACCACCAAGATGCACCAGGGCCATCGCGGCGCGAACCATCCGGTCAAGCGGCTGGCCGACGGCGTGGTCGAGATCACCAGCATGAACCACGGCTTCGCGGTGCTGACCGACACGCTGCCCGACACCGCGCGTGAGACGCATGTGTCGCTCTTCGACGGATCGAACGCCGGCTTCGAGTTGACCGACCGCCCGGCGTTCAGCGTGCAATATCACCCCGAGGCTAGCCCGGGACCGCAGGATAGCTTGTATCTGTTCGAGCGGTTTGTCGGAAATCTACGGTGA
- a CDS encoding GatB/YqeY domain-containing protein produces MIRDDIKTALITAMKGGDKATTGTIRLIQSAIKNRDIEARTGASPDDDDVLVVEVLQKMVKQRRESIGMFEKGDRQELADAEAAEVVVIERFLPRQMDAAETAAAVEAIKAELGATGMKDMGRVMAELKARHAMTLDMSKASGAVKAALG; encoded by the coding sequence ATGATTCGCGACGACATCAAGACCGCCCTCATCACCGCGATGAAGGGCGGCGACAAGGCTACCACCGGCACGATCCGCCTGATCCAGAGCGCGATCAAGAACCGCGACATCGAAGCGCGCACCGGCGCCTCGCCCGACGACGACGACGTGCTGGTGGTCGAAGTGCTGCAGAAAATGGTGAAGCAGCGCCGCGAATCGATCGGGATGTTCGAAAAGGGCGACCGCCAGGAACTCGCCGACGCCGAAGCCGCCGAAGTCGTGGTGATCGAACGCTTCCTGCCGCGCCAGATGGACGCGGCCGAGACCGCGGCTGCTGTCGAGGCGATCAAGGCGGAATTGGGCGCTACGGGCATGAAGGACATGGGCCGGGTGATGGCCGAGCTGAAGGCGCGGCACGCGATGACGCTCGACATGAGCAAGGCGAGTGGGGCGGTGAAGGCGGCGTTGGGCTGA
- a CDS encoding endonuclease domain-containing protein, producing MGTVEGIRRPTIRAQELRRTATPAERMLWRYIGASRLGVKFSRQMPVGPYICDFLSRSHRVVIELDGYSHDLTIQEDATRDAFLRSRGLRVLRFANADVLGNVEGVLEAIRVALSIAPPPAPPASGRGEE from the coding sequence GTGGGCACGGTCGAAGGCATCCGCCGCCCGACGATCCGCGCGCAGGAACTCAGGCGCACCGCTACCCCCGCCGAACGCATGCTCTGGCGCTATATCGGCGCATCGCGTCTGGGGGTGAAGTTCAGCCGGCAGATGCCGGTCGGCCCGTATATCTGCGATTTTCTTTCGCGGTCGCACCGAGTGGTGATCGAGCTTGATGGGTATAGCCATGATCTGACCATCCAGGAGGACGCCACGCGCGACGCGTTTTTGCGGTCGCGCGGATTGCGGGTGCTGCGGTTCGCGAATGCGGATGTTTTGGGGAATGTCGAGGGTGTGTTGGAGGCGATACGGGTTGCGTTATCGATAGCCCCACCCCCGGCCCCTCCCGCAAGCGGGAGGGGGGAAGAATGA
- the dnaG gene encoding DNA primase, with product MTLTPAFLDELRARTTLSSLVARTVKLQRAGREFRACCPFHNEKSPSFYVNDDKGFYHCFGCGAHGDAIRWMTDHQGLPFMDAVKELAGVAGLDVPAPDKRSAERAERAKGLHEVMADAAAWFTEQLHGQGGGEARALLERRGINAATAATFGLGFAPDSRGKLRAALKDYGDPLLIEAGLLIQVENKEPYDRFRGRLMIPIRDPRGRVIAFGGRIIGDGEPKYLNSPETPLFDKGRTLYNLDLAQPAARKTGRVIAVEGYMDVIALAQAGFGEAVAPLGTAMTESQLERLWRMTDVPLLCFDGDSAGQKAAIRAATRAMPMLAPGRSLAFVTLPQGQDPDDLVRAAGPAAFEALVAKAQPLVERIWSHEVAAEPLTTPEQRAGLKRRLSDLASSIADPGVRDEYHADFRNRFDDMFARKPAPRRPFQPQRPGGRFDKGRGGWKLPDPPATEGTRDVSTGGIDPVLARAVLAGLIRHPAQIARHIEILGSLKLANATLARLFEAVIDVALEDQALDSGHVLTILARSGFDQVASDLLRADSLPFTFTQGHADEAQAMADLNEAIAVMVARPRVDAALMEATLAVQTGFTDEAYTRQIALVHERARLEARLANLMLADEDDETLG from the coding sequence ATGACCCTAACCCCCGCCTTCCTCGACGAACTCCGCGCCCGCACCACGCTCTCGAGCCTCGTCGCGCGCACCGTGAAGCTCCAGCGCGCAGGCCGCGAGTTCCGGGCGTGCTGCCCGTTCCACAACGAAAAATCCCCGAGCTTCTACGTCAACGACGACAAGGGCTTCTACCATTGCTTCGGCTGCGGCGCGCATGGCGATGCGATCCGGTGGATGACCGATCACCAGGGCCTGCCCTTCATGGACGCGGTCAAGGAACTCGCGGGGGTGGCCGGGCTCGACGTCCCTGCCCCCGACAAGCGCTCGGCCGAACGTGCCGAGCGCGCCAAGGGGCTGCACGAGGTGATGGCCGATGCCGCCGCGTGGTTCACCGAGCAATTGCACGGCCAGGGCGGCGGCGAAGCGCGGGCGCTGCTCGAACGCCGCGGGATCAACGCCGCCACCGCCGCGACCTTCGGGCTTGGCTTCGCCCCCGACAGCCGCGGCAAGCTGCGCGCCGCGCTCAAGGACTATGGCGATCCGCTGCTGATCGAGGCCGGGCTGCTGATCCAGGTCGAGAACAAGGAACCCTATGACCGGTTTCGCGGGCGGCTGATGATCCCGATCCGCGACCCGCGCGGGCGGGTGATCGCGTTCGGCGGACGGATCATCGGCGACGGCGAGCCCAAATATCTGAACTCCCCCGAAACCCCGCTCTTCGACAAGGGCCGCACGCTCTACAATCTCGACCTCGCCCAGCCCGCCGCGCGCAAAACCGGGCGGGTGATCGCGGTCGAGGGCTATATGGACGTCATCGCGCTCGCGCAGGCGGGGTTCGGCGAGGCGGTCGCGCCCTTGGGCACCGCGATGACCGAATCGCAGCTCGAACGACTTTGGCGGATGACCGACGTGCCCTTGCTCTGCTTCGACGGCGATTCGGCGGGGCAGAAGGCGGCGATCCGCGCCGCGACGCGCGCGATGCCGATGCTCGCGCCGGGGCGAAGCCTTGCCTTCGTGACGCTACCGCAGGGCCAGGATCCCGATGATCTGGTGCGCGCCGCCGGCCCCGCCGCCTTCGAGGCACTGGTCGCCAAGGCGCAGCCTTTGGTCGAGCGGATATGGAGCCACGAGGTCGCCGCCGAACCGCTCACCACCCCCGAACAACGCGCCGGGCTCAAGCGCCGCCTCTCCGATCTCGCGAGCAGCATCGCCGATCCCGGCGTGCGCGACGAATATCACGCCGATTTCCGCAACCGCTTCGACGATATGTTCGCGCGCAAGCCCGCGCCGCGCCGGCCCTTCCAGCCGCAGCGCCCCGGCGGCCGCTTCGACAAGGGCCGCGGCGGGTGGAAGCTGCCCGATCCGCCCGCGACCGAAGGCACGCGCGACGTGAGCACTGGCGGGATCGACCCGGTGCTCGCACGCGCAGTGCTCGCCGGGCTGATCCGCCATCCGGCGCAAATCGCGCGGCATATCGAGATATTGGGCAGCCTGAAGCTCGCCAACGCCACCCTTGCGCGCCTGTTCGAAGCGGTGATCGATGTTGCGCTGGAAGATCAGGCGCTTGATAGCGGCCATGTCCTCACCATATTGGCGAGGTCCGGTTTCGATCAGGTGGCAAGCGACTTGTTGCGCGCCGATAGCCTGCCGTTCACGTTCACCCAGGGTCACGCCGACGAGGCGCAGGCTATGGCCGACCTGAACGAGGCGATCGCGGTGATGGTGGCACGCCCCCGGGTCGATGCCGCACTGATGGAAGCGACACTGGCGGTACAGACGGGCTTCACCGACGAAGCCTATACGCGGCAGATAGCATTGGTGCATGAACGCGCCCGGCTGGAGGCGCGGCTTGCAAATCTGATGCTGGCGGACGAAGACGACGAAACGCTTGGGTGA